The following DNA comes from Acipenser ruthenus chromosome 47, fAciRut3.2 maternal haplotype, whole genome shotgun sequence.
CTGCTCTCGCAGGACGCTTGCCGTGGAGGCTAGCTCTGTGTTTTGGGTCTTGAGAGATTTGACTTTGTCTTCCAGCCGCGATATTCTTTCCAGTTTCCTCTTTCTGCATTTGGAAGCGGCGACTCTGTTCCTCATCTTCTTCCTCTCCGCTTTTATCCTCTCCTGCGTGTCCATGTCGATGGGCGACAGTGGCGGGCTCTCCCTGAAGCACTGCACGTCAGGTACAGTCTGGGGTTCGTCCTTGAGCGCCTGTAACcgtgactgctgctgctgctgctgctgctggcccaTATGGTGGGGAGGCGGCGGTGGGAATGGTACAGTGTCTGTGGAATAGTTCACATTGGTCCCCATTGCACTGGTGTAGCCGCTCAGTGTAGTGTAGATTGGAAGGTCCGGGTGCATGCTGACGCTAGAGCCGTTATTCGAGCTCAGGTCCAAGGTGCCGGCTTGAACGCAAGTCCCGTTGAGCTGGTTCTGTTTGTGAAGGTCCTCCAGCGCTTTCACGAAGCCCTCGGCGAACTCTTGCTCCTCAGTCACGGACTTCGGGTAGAGGAACTGGGAAGTCGGGGTTGTGGTGACCATTCCATTGGATTGTATGATGAGCCGCTCCAGTTCGGGGGAAGCGAGTTTCAGGAGCCCCATGTCGGGAGAGTTGAGGATCCCGTCATTGTCTCTCAGGTGGGATTTCAAGCCGGAGGCGGGGTCGCTCAAGTTTAGGGTCATGTCTTTCTTCATCATGTTGTTGTACGAGTAAGCGCTGTGTGCTAGAGTTGCATTCAACACATCATCGTGATAAAAGGGTGTTTCCATCCTCCCCTTTTAAACACGTAGGAAAAATAAAGTTTGCAGTTTGGCAATCGGGACTGCAGACACAATTTTGTCTTTGACAGTCACTTCAGAAATATAAATCTTaactttctgttttctttaaaaaaaacaaaaaacttttgttTCTGCCAACaattgataactttttttttttttagtcttccAAAACACTTTTGTTCCTCGTATGATTCTTTTCAGGCGCTCGATGTGCTGGAATTTCCTGTTTCTGTTCAATCTTCTCGCCTTTCATTCGTTACAAAGCAAAGCGAACTTTCAAATTTCCCTTCACAAAACTCGCTGCGTATACAACTAGTATGACCTGCTAGTGGCAGCTCCTTTCTGCGCTGTCACCGTCGCTCTGTAAATGTATCTATTACTGAGCGCTCTGCCTCGCTCGCTCCTATTTCTATCTTCCTAAATTCCATTATGTCATTTCAAAGCTTTCGGATTGGACAGAAATGACGTTTTCTTCCTGTTCGATTTAAATAAGGGGCCGTGCTATTGCCCGTTGCCATGGAGAGCAGGGATAAACTGCAAACAGTGCGGTGCATTGTGGTTTGATGTCATGTAAAGAAGATGGGAGGAGTGAGAGGGacagcgagagggagagagaaggggaggggggtagGTAGCACGTGGTGTTTTTAGAAAGAGAGAATTCACATCGGCACATACAACGTCACATTTATTTATAGCTACAAGGGAGTGCCGCTGCTGTAGTGCTTTGGTTTTCAGAGCAGGCGTAGTCGAATGTAGCTCGAATTGAACAGGTTTGACAACTCAGAAGAAAAGCAAGcatggagagtggagagagcgagataCTCTGTGTGTGAGTCTGTAAAGGGCCAAGCAGTAGAGTAACCTTAAAAAACCCCAGAATGTTTGATTGccagtgaaaaataaatactatCACATGATTTCACCAAATAAAGCAGGATTATTAAACTCCAAATTGTATGTACATCTATTTGTGCCAGtctttttaattagcatttaaCTGTACCCTACTCAGCACAGTAGGCTGCAATGCTTTTGTTTGGGCTGAATTAATGAAAGCACAGAACTCTACATGAGATAAAGTTTAAACCGTGTTAAACAGACCGCGCCTTTTGCGCTTTGTGATAGATCCAGAGTTTATGGACTAGAAAGCAAGTCCTTTTATGTATTTTGTGAAACATGATACTGCCCCTGAACCCGATGGGACGAGCAAATGCCTACGAGCACGCTCATATGAAGGGCTACCCTTTCTGTACAGTGTCTTCAGCAGTGCACGGGCGGGGGTCAGCTGCCTCAGTGACTGTGAGCTTAGTGAAGTTATCCAATACTACAGTAAAACAGACTAACACAAGTCCATTATTACCATGGATATATATATTACAGATGGCTCAagatctttcagccaatcggagcacaCATATCGCCTTCTGTATTCCATGACACATCAGGGAGAACCCCTATTCTAGACCTCAGCCATGTCGCTTTCTGCTTTTACCATTCTGTGTTCTCCACATCAGCACGGTTGACAGCACCGGGTTTAAAAATTCTTCAAACCTCTTATCAATCACATGtgcaatggactaaataaaggtgGGCAGTGATTAGAAAACACATTTGGAacttgtgtattaataataaatcaGTACGGTcttctctggctaagagaacacccctcgggaagcaagcgaagtgttctcgtAGACAGAGTTAGCCAGCAGACATAAtacgaatcaatcaatcaataaatatgtattacttgtcatgacgcacgtgtgTCAACATAGGAAATGAAGTGAATAGTGAGAGCCCCAGTGGAGCATGAGTGAGGGAGAAAGTGTGCTACCTCAACTCAAC
Coding sequences within:
- the LOC117428835 gene encoding transcription factor JunD-like, with the translated sequence METPFYHDDVLNATLAHSAYSYNNMMKKDMTLNLSDPASGLKSHLRDNDGILNSPDMGLLKLASPELERLIIQSNGMVTTTPTSQFLYPKSVTEEQEFAEGFVKALEDLHKQNQLNGTCVQAGTLDLSSNNGSSVSMHPDLPIYTTLSGYTSAMGTNVNYSTDTVPFPPPPPHHMGQQQQQQQQSRLQALKDEPQTVPDVQCFRESPPLSPIDMDTQERIKAERKKMRNRVAASKCRKRKLERISRLEDKVKSLKTQNTELASTASVLREQVAQLKQKVMSHVNSGCQLLPHQVQAY